The nucleotide window GAGGGACGGCCTTCGCTCGGATGCGGGTCGCCGATTGACGCTCACCTCGCGTGACTCGTCGATCGAGATCGGGGATCCGACAAGGCTTCGGTGCGACGCTCTAAGTCCGGAACCCCGGAACGCACCTGCTGCTACGGCCTGCGTTCCGTAAGCAACGGTGCCGGACGTTTCCTCAGAGGACTGAGGAGACGCGGTCGAGCGGAACGACCGCGCACTCGGGGTTCTGCGTGCTGTTCGGGGCCAGGACCCAGCGCAGGAGCATCTGACCCTCGAGCCGTCCTCCGGTATCGAGCCAGTTCGGAACGCTTGGATCGCGTGCGGCGATGACGATTCGCCAGTCCCCGTTCGGGCTCGCCGTCGCGCGGTGGTTGTTCGTGCACGTCGGCGCGTAGCGGTAGTCGTAGGACTCAGCCCAGGGGTTCACGAGAACGAGTCCCCAGTACATGAAGTCCGCCGGTGGTCGCTTGATCGTGACGATCAGTGCGGTGTCGTCCTCGATCTTCCAGCGACCGCCCATGTACAGCATCTCCGTGCTGCAGTGCGTGTCGACTTCGTCGTCCTGAGCGTCGACGTGGGCTTGTCCCGGCGCGCCCGTGATGCGGTTGGTGTTGGCTGTGGTCCCCTCGTACATCGACACGCACGTCTGCGCGACGAACGTGAGGAAGCTCGCGGCGAGCTCGAGCTTGTCCGCGAATGCGTCGGGCGTGAGGCGCGGTGGAGGCACTGGTTCGCCGAGGCGCTCGACGTGCAGGACCGCGCCCCGCTGCGTCTCCTTGTCGAAGAACGTCTCGCGAACGGCGAGGTGCTGGATCTCGGGCACCATCTCGACCCAGTTGCCGTCGCACCGCTCCCGGCTGATCGTGATCTCGAAGGTGCCGTCGTCGGCGATCTCGAAGTCGTCCAGATTCGATTGGGCGAGCGTTCCCCCCCCGCCCCCTCCCTGGCCCCAGTGGAAGATGTCACTGCCGAAGGTGAGGCCCACGTAGGGTGCTTCGCCACGGTTCCCGGACAGGCGATAGCTCTGCCCGTCGTCCAGAACGCAGAAGTGATAGCTCACGTCGGGGTTGTCGACGATGAACTTCTTGTAGGCATCCTGCTGCAGGAACATCACCGGGTGTTCTGGATCGTTCTTCTCCACGACCCATTCGAGCGCGATGGACGCGAGCCGGGTCGCCCATCGATATCCCTCGGCCCAATCGGCCGGCGCGCCGGGCTGCTTCGCCTGCTCGAGGATCTCGACGACACGCCCCTGGGCGTCGAGCCAGGTCTGGTGGGCGGATTTGAGTCGATCAGTCACGGAAGCAGGTAAACAACAGCTCTGGTTCGTTTGTAAAGGTGCGGCTCTGGTTCCACGAAAAACGGCGACGCCCTCTCGAGCGCCGCCGGGTTCCGATTCGAAACGGGAATCCTAGAGGTTACCGAGAACCGATTCGGCGCTGGACGCGTCCAAACCGGGGCCCTGCTCGACGAGGAGCTTTTCGACCTTGCCGTCGTTCGTGATCATGGCGTAGCGCTGCGAGCGCTGGCCCATCCCGAACTTGCTGCCGTCCATCTGCAGGCCCATCGCGGCGGCGAGCTCACCGTTGCCGTCGGCGATCATGCGGACCTTGCCGCCAGCGCTCTGGGCTTTGCCCCAGGCGTCCATCACGAACACGTCGTTGACCGAGAGGCAGACGATCTCGTCCACGCCCTTACCCTTGAGCGCGCCGGCCTGTTCGACGAAGCCGGGCAGGTGCTTGGCGGAGCACGTCGGGGTGAATGCACCGGGAACGGCGAAGAAGACGACCTTCTTGCCTTTGGTCAGGTCCGCAAGCGCGGTGGGAGTGGGTGCGCCGTCGACCATTTCGGTCAGAGTGACGCCGGGGAGCGAGTCGCCTTCTTTGATTGCCATGATTTCCTCACTTTGGCGTGGCCGAGGCCACGGCTGGGTTCGTCCAGATTGCTACCTGCGGGCGAGCAGGCGCTCAAGCGTGGGATTGGCGGTAGTACTTTTCATGAGGCGGGCGTTCAACGTCCTGATCTTCGCGGCAAACGGCCGGATCAGCGGACCGATCACGCGGGCCATCATGCTAGTCGGCGGGGTGTTCGCGGCCGGCGGAAAGTCGCGGAGCCCGAGCTGGTCGATGGCGTCGCCCGCGAGAGCCATCACGGGAGCGTCCTGCGGGGTACCGGTCGAGTCGGCGATGCGCACCATCCGCTGGAAGTTCGCCGCGACGGCCGCAGCTTCGAGGAAGTCCTCCGGCCCGACGGCTTCGGTGATCGGGCCGCGGAGCTTTGCGAGCGCGGCCTCGTCGTACGCAACGAGGGCTTCGGCGAATCGAATCAGAAGGTCGGCGTGCGCGATGCCGGAATCACTGGCGCGCGAGGCCCCTTCGGCGATGGCGCTCACGTTCAGATCGGTCCCTTGGGCTTGGCCACTCGCACGGAGCAGGCCGGCGTGCGCACTCGTTCAATAGAAGCACTGGTTGAGCGCCTTGCCGTGGGAGCTAGGATTCGCGACCTGGAGCAGTGGGACGTAGTACGATTCGGACAGGTCCTTCAGCTCCCGAACGGCATAGGGCACGAGGCTCATTGCGGCGATCACGTTCGGTACGATCGGCAGGCCCTCGAAGAGGTCCGCGTTCGGGCCGTTCCGGGAGCCGCCGGCGGTCATCATCGGGCCCCAGGCGACGCCTTCGGCCAAGCCGTCGGGTCGGACCCGCGTGGGCTCACCGGGTGTAGGTGTCGGCAGCGGGAGGAGCGCGATGCCGAGTCCGCGATGCAACTCGTCGATGCTGATGATCGTGACGACGATGCCGAGTAGTTCGACGTGGTGGCCTCCTGCGCGGCGATCTTGTTCACCCAATCGTGCGTGAGGCGGGTGGAATCGGTGACAATCCGGCCCACCGGTTGCCCGCATGGCGGAGCTGATCCGAGGCCCGTTCGTTTGCTCTGACGATATCGTCGCGGACGGGAACGGGCGATTGGGAATAGTCGAAGTTCTGCGCTCGGGCCGGGGGCACGACGAGGGGAGCTTCGGCCCCGCGGGGGGGGGGAGTTGTCAATATGGGCCATGCGGGGTTGCCAACAGCGCCCGCGGCGCGGCACTATCGTGGGCGATCCGAGTTCGCACGCCGGTGGTCTTCGATTCCTTCAGCTTCCTTCTGTTCTTTGCCGTAGTCGTCGCCGGCTACCAGCTCCCTTTGCCGTGGGCGTGGCGGAAGGGGATGCTGCTGCTCTTCAGCTACGTCTTCTACGCTGCCTGGAATCCGCCGTTTGTTCTGCTCATCTGGATCTCGACGGTCATCGACTGGTTCGCGTCGCGGGGTATCGCAGGCGCGACGACGATCGGGCGGCGACGCGCGTTTCTGGGCCTGAGTCTCGCGACGAACCTCGGTCTCCTCGGCTTCTTCAAGTACGGCGGCTTCCTGCTCGAGAATTTCGTTGCGCTCGTCCAGTCGATGGGCGGCGACTTCCAGCCGGCCGCGCCCAACATCGTGCTTCCGGTCGGCATCTCGTTCTACACGTTCCAGACGCTGTCCTACACGATCGACGTGTATCGCGGGCAGAAGCCGTGGCCGTCGTTCCTCGACTTCGCGTTGTACGTGACGTTCTTTCCGCAACTGGTCGCGGGTCCGATTGTTCGTTCGGGAGAGTTCCTTCCGCAGTGTCGCGAATCCCGACGAAGCAGCGACGAGGATCTCGGTTGGGGCTTGTCGCTGATCGTCGTCGGGCTGTTCTTCAAGACCGTCCTGGCCGATGCGATGCTGGCGCCGCTTGCTGATACGGTCTTCGCCGACGCGGAGAAGGCGGGATTCATCGCGGCCTGGTCGGGCGTGTTCGCCTTCTCGGGGCAGATCTACTTCGATTTCGCGGGCTACTCGACGATCGCGATCGGCGCGGCGCGCTGCCTCGGCTTCACGCTCCCGACGAACTTCCGAAGCCCGTACGCGTCTCTCGGCTTTTCGGACTTCTGGCGTCGCTGGCACATCAGTTTGTCGACCTGGTTGCGGGACTATCTCTACATTCCGCTCGGTGGGAACCGGCGGGTTCCGATTCGCGTGTCGATGAATCTTCTAGTGACGATGCTGCTCGGTGGCCTGTGGCATGGGGCGAGCTGGCTCTTCGTCGTGTGGGGAGCGCTGCACGGTTTCTACCTGATGGTCGAGAGGAAGATCCGCGAGCGTTATCCGCACTGGGTCGAGCCCGGTGGACTACTTGGCCGCGCTCTCGTGACGGTCGGGACCTATCTTCTGGTATGCTTCGCTTGGGTCTTCTTCCGCGCGCCTGATCTCGGGAGCGCGCTGTCCATGTCCTCAACGATGTGGACCGGCGGTGCGGGCGAGCTCGCCCTGGATCGCGTCCAACTCGAGCTGGGGCTTGCTGCGACGGCCCTCATGCTCATCGGCAATCAACT belongs to Candidatus Binatia bacterium and includes:
- a CDS encoding peroxiredoxin translates to MAIKEGDSLPGVTLTEMVDGAPTPTALADLTKGKKVVFFAVPGAFTPTCSAKHLPGFVEQAGALKGKGVDEIVCLSVNDVFVMDAWGKAQSAGGKVRMIADGNGELAAAMGLQMDGSKFGMGQRSQRYAMITNDGKVEKLLVEQGPGLDASSAESVLGNL
- a CDS encoding MBOAT family O-acyltransferase, whose product is MVFDSFSFLLFFAVVVAGYQLPLPWAWRKGMLLLFSYVFYAAWNPPFVLLIWISTVIDWFASRGIAGATTIGRRRAFLGLSLATNLGLLGFFKYGGFLLENFVALVQSMGGDFQPAAPNIVLPVGISFYTFQTLSYTIDVYRGQKPWPSFLDFALYVTFFPQLVAGPIVRSGEFLPQCRESRRSSDEDLGWGLSLIVVGLFFKTVLADAMLAPLADTVFADAEKAGFIAAWSGVFAFSGQIYFDFAGYSTIAIGAARCLGFTLPTNFRSPYASLGFSDFWRRWHISLSTWLRDYLYIPLGGNRRVPIRVSMNLLVTMLLGGLWHGASWLFVVWGALHGFYLMVERKIRERYPHWVEPGGLLGRALVTVGTYLLVCFAWVFFRAPDLGSALSMSSTMWTGGAGELALDRVQLELGLAATALMLIGNQLMRERTFAGTAGLLPWWGRSVVLAAMLVAIALSPGNDRAFLYFQF